From the Rhodococcus sp. NBC_00297 genome, one window contains:
- a CDS encoding isoprenyl transferase gives MKARGLLYTLYERRLLRQLEGAQHPRHVAVMCDGNRRWARENGFTDVSHGHRMGALKIAELLTWCDMAGVEMATIYLLSTENLRRSPDELDSLLEIITDVVEEISGPGKNWSVKIVGTMDLLPAESARRLKEAAAGTAGRSGTHVNVAVGYGGRQEIADAVQSLIAERLSDGADGEELLRSVTVEGIDSHLYTSGQPDPDLVIRTSGEQRLSGFLLWQSAYSEIWFTEAYWPEFRRVDFLRALRDFAARHRRFGT, from the coding sequence GTGAAGGCTCGCGGTCTGCTGTACACGCTCTACGAGAGGCGCCTGCTGCGTCAGCTCGAGGGCGCTCAGCACCCTCGGCACGTCGCCGTGATGTGCGACGGCAACCGTCGCTGGGCTCGGGAGAACGGCTTCACCGACGTCAGCCACGGGCACCGGATGGGCGCGCTCAAGATCGCGGAGCTGCTCACGTGGTGTGACATGGCCGGCGTCGAGATGGCCACCATCTACCTGTTGTCCACCGAGAACCTGCGCCGGTCACCGGACGAGCTCGACTCGCTGCTCGAGATCATCACCGACGTCGTCGAGGAGATCAGCGGACCGGGAAAGAACTGGTCCGTGAAGATCGTCGGCACGATGGATCTGCTTCCCGCCGAATCCGCCCGCCGCCTCAAGGAGGCCGCCGCCGGTACGGCCGGCCGTTCGGGAACGCACGTCAACGTCGCGGTCGGGTACGGCGGCCGTCAGGAGATCGCCGACGCCGTGCAGTCGCTCATCGCGGAACGGCTGTCCGACGGTGCCGACGGGGAGGAGTTGCTCCGCTCGGTCACCGTCGAGGGCATCGACTCGCACCTCTACACGTCGGGCCAGCCGGATCCGGATCTGGTGATCCGCACGTCGGGGGAGCAGCGGTTGTCCGGGTTCCTGCTGTGGCAGAGCGCGTACTCGGAGATCTGGTTCACCGAGGCCTACTGGCCCGAGTTCCGCCGCGTCGACTTCCTGCGCGCGCTGCGCGACTTCGCCGCGCGGCACCGGAGATTCGGCACCTGA
- a CDS encoding SRPBCC family protein — MTVVRDTTASVEAVWNVLSDGWSYATWVVGASRIRAVDPEFPAPGSRIHHSVGLWPAVLNDETRVLSMTEGREVTLEARGMPAGKATIVLRLTPRGSGCRIEMIEHARTLPFSLVPESVQHALVYPRNTEATRRLALLAERSAVPR, encoded by the coding sequence ATGACTGTTGTCCGGGACACCACGGCGAGCGTCGAAGCCGTGTGGAACGTGCTCTCCGACGGGTGGAGCTACGCGACGTGGGTGGTGGGTGCCTCGCGCATCCGCGCCGTCGACCCCGAGTTCCCCGCGCCCGGCTCGCGGATCCACCATTCGGTCGGGCTGTGGCCCGCCGTGCTGAACGACGAGACGCGGGTACTGAGCATGACGGAGGGACGTGAGGTGACACTCGAAGCGCGCGGGATGCCGGCAGGCAAGGCGACGATCGTCCTGCGCCTGACGCCGCGAGGCTCGGGGTGCCGGATCGAGATGATCGAACACGCTCGGACCCTCCCGTTCTCGCTCGTTCCCGAGTCGGTCCAGCACGCACTCGTGTATCCCCGCAACACCGAGGCGACACGGCGACTCGCGCTGCTGGCCGAGCGTTCCGCGGTTCCCCGATGA